Proteins encoded by one window of Bacteroidia bacterium:
- a CDS encoding GEVED domain-containing protein — MQKFYSFIVCLALAFLCTVSNSSGQLVINESFNGTTFPPLGWNTSYTGTSSDLENYCERVTVSSNPAGTPPGTHSGAGMARYRCGYMTQAGEKAYIASRALDFTNMPVGGTTATFWMYRDAVNTGFLDSVSVFLNDSNLIVYDTPGNIYGAALRLAIQQVAPFGFGNVVPRWWNSNPVSGAAGWYQYQVTIPNNAFTVASQRYLIFVFTNQHTTANGGNIYIDDISINTYPKAQSFVSTKMSFQGTSAVPPGSTNNLIYGVEVVIDGGDDVTANNYYSIDSINFSYIGSTNACGDAQNAKLWWTGGTDVFNGIANAIQVGATIPTLCATNYSFFPIATFRLNNGKNYFWVTYDIKAPGVATAGNCVDGEYNWIRLKKGAVSTPYTPSTGTLGGCRPIDVAYCGGNPPSYSTGTSWLGGSYTNNDYVAQVQLAGESGYPVINNALNCCGPNIAPWWGGPAPFSAHPPDYEKFAAVPGKTTVLMANGMTTYTIYLKVGTWAGSNYIAAFIDFNHDGVFDNFAPEKIAQSPSMVANATYSVSFTVPVSAYIGTTTLRVREVYARANIDACSSATYGETEDYSVTIIPSCNSWPGLGYGKLWLGGFDNDWNNPVNWCPANPPTISDNTLIPGSSPNRPVIKEGTFATAKKLRIQGTDTVTVDVYKSGRLTVADSLIINDPASALKVNSQMTDTARISVGNLLPTIQPYTPLNGAALKQRCQLVYTAADLSAYGMITGDEIDSIFLLVSNFVAPTNPYTNFSIRWYYTSAGFTYGGGAANNALAAFAVGTTPNLVYSSPSLGIPTAGQYKFGLSTPIPVNLAYSLVIDICYDHAIGGGQQTWYTTTTGFRRYLQLYADAPIPNAACDFTPTMRAMGTANPAGTTTFNLGPFLQGSLPHLSVGLAIESISPLGVFAPGTIITGIAGSTITISTPTIGAMTAATQIRIKLNGTLAAHSTDGVCTTTQRPNLTFKYKRTYSTFMAYIGGHWNNSGTFTAGNSDFTFNGMNPQNIDGANNTTFMAMTLNKPAPANPVRLNRDVTVTDTLHLTQGRLQLNGNPVAMRTLSLMSNTGSTTALTRNTGVLIAETNPPNYGRFRWKIGTPAAYPTTFTFPFANSAGTYIPVDYTVNNGDADVTLTTYTTIPANTPIPTGVSDIYMNTWFAPPFTDNSPYMVDRFWQINDAGTVSSRDLKLNWVPSENASAGSSPYRAQVYSSSTNWGYPFIIGQTNPTATSVQIPAASFTNTWAVVRELQPLPVELLSFEAKPYKDQEVVCNWTTATELNNDFFTVERSSDGRNFEKVGTVKGAGNSTQQHDYKFIDTKPYRGVSFYRLKQTDFNGKSETFEKVAVNLSLPATPISVYPVPANEYVVFSVDRNQNLENAVLYIYDFTGRALMQKKVAELKGTGTNIFILPVSTLINGLYHFDLKVEGASLGNGKFIVEK, encoded by the coding sequence ATGCAAAAGTTTTACTCATTTATAGTTTGTCTTGCACTTGCATTTTTATGCACTGTAAGCAATTCATCGGGTCAGCTAGTCATTAATGAGTCTTTTAATGGTACTACATTTCCTCCTTTGGGATGGAATACAAGCTACACAGGAACAAGTTCCGATTTAGAAAACTATTGCGAGCGTGTTACAGTGTCCTCAAACCCTGCCGGAACCCCTCCGGGAACTCACAGTGGTGCCGGTATGGCACGCTATCGTTGCGGATATATGACACAGGCTGGCGAGAAAGCCTATATTGCTTCGCGTGCATTGGATTTTACCAATATGCCCGTTGGTGGCACCACTGCAACTTTCTGGATGTATAGAGATGCCGTGAATACAGGCTTTCTGGATAGTGTTTCTGTTTTTTTAAACGACTCCAATTTAATTGTCTATGATACTCCGGGAAATATCTATGGTGCTGCTCTTCGTTTAGCCATTCAGCAGGTTGCTCCTTTTGGCTTTGGAAATGTTGTGCCACGGTGGTGGAATTCTAATCCGGTTAGTGGTGCTGCAGGTTGGTATCAGTATCAGGTTACTATCCCAAACAACGCATTTACGGTAGCATCACAGCGATATTTGATTTTTGTTTTTACCAACCAGCATACAACAGCCAACGGTGGAAATATTTATATTGACGACATTTCTATCAACACCTATCCAAAAGCACAGTCTTTTGTATCTACTAAAATGTCTTTTCAGGGTACTTCTGCCGTGCCACCGGGCTCAACCAATAATTTGATTTACGGTGTTGAAGTGGTAATTGATGGCGGTGATGATGTAACTGCTAATAATTATTATTCTATTGACTCTATCAACTTCAGCTACATTGGCTCTACCAATGCCTGTGGCGATGCACAAAATGCTAAATTGTGGTGGACAGGAGGAACAGATGTCTTTAACGGTATAGCCAATGCCATTCAGGTAGGAGCCACAATTCCTACATTATGTGCTACAAACTATTCGTTTTTTCCTATTGCAACATTCAGACTCAACAATGGTAAAAACTATTTTTGGGTAACCTACGATATTAAGGCGCCTGGCGTGGCTACTGCAGGAAATTGTGTTGACGGTGAATATAATTGGATTCGACTCAAAAAGGGAGCTGTTTCCACTCCATATACACCTTCAACGGGAACCTTGGGAGGTTGCCGGCCTATTGATGTAGCTTATTGTGGTGGAAATCCACCATCTTATTCCACAGGTACATCGTGGCTTGGAGGATCCTATACCAACAACGACTATGTGGCACAGGTTCAACTCGCTGGAGAGTCCGGTTATCCGGTAATCAATAATGCATTGAACTGCTGCGGCCCGAATATTGCCCCCTGGTGGGGTGGCCCTGCACCTTTTAGTGCCCACCCTCCCGATTATGAAAAATTTGCTGCTGTGCCCGGTAAAACTACCGTGTTGATGGCCAATGGCATGACTACATATACAATTTATTTAAAAGTAGGTACCTGGGCTGGTTCAAACTATATTGCAGCATTTATTGACTTTAATCACGATGGTGTGTTTGATAATTTCGCTCCTGAAAAAATTGCTCAGTCGCCTTCAATGGTTGCCAATGCCACCTACTCAGTGTCTTTCACGGTGCCCGTAAGTGCCTATATCGGTACTACAACCTTGCGTGTGCGCGAAGTATATGCAAGAGCAAATATAGACGCTTGCTCTTCCGCCACGTATGGCGAAACAGAAGATTATTCAGTTACCATAATTCCTTCATGTAATTCATGGCCGGGCCTGGGCTATGGTAAATTGTGGCTTGGCGGGTTTGATAATGACTGGAACAACCCCGTAAACTGGTGTCCTGCAAATCCACCAACCATATCTGATAATACCCTTATTCCCGGAAGTAGCCCTAACCGTCCGGTAATTAAGGAGGGCACCTTTGCAACAGCTAAAAAATTAAGAATTCAGGGCACTGATACAGTTACAGTGGATGTTTATAAATCAGGAAGATTAACGGTGGCAGACTCCTTAATCATCAACGACCCTGCCTCTGCTTTAAAAGTGAACTCGCAAATGACAGATACTGCACGCATTTCTGTAGGTAACCTGTTACCGACTATTCAGCCTTATACGCCTCTTAATGGTGCTGCACTAAAACAGCGATGCCAGTTGGTCTATACAGCCGCAGATTTGAGCGCCTATGGTATGATAACCGGTGATGAAATTGATTCTATATTTCTTTTAGTGTCAAATTTTGTTGCCCCTACCAATCCCTATACAAACTTCAGCATCCGGTGGTACTATACAAGTGCAGGATTTACTTATGGTGGAGGAGCTGCAAACAATGCATTGGCTGCATTTGCTGTTGGCACAACGCCCAACCTGGTTTATAGCAGTCCATCGCTTGGTATCCCTACAGCAGGACAGTATAAGTTCGGATTGTCAACGCCCATACCTGTAAACCTTGCTTATTCCTTGGTGATTGATATTTGTTATGATCACGCCATTGGTGGTGGTCAGCAAACCTGGTACACTACAACAACAGGATTCAGACGTTACCTGCAACTTTATGCAGATGCTCCTATTCCCAATGCTGCTTGCGATTTTACGCCTACCATGCGTGCCATGGGCACAGCTAATCCTGCAGGAACAACTACATTTAATCTGGGTCCATTTCTTCAGGGTTCATTGCCACACCTTTCGGTTGGGCTTGCTATAGAATCAATATCGCCTTTAGGTGTTTTTGCACCCGGCACAATAATTACCGGTATTGCAGGTTCTACCATAACCATTTCAACACCAACTATTGGTGCCATGACAGCGGCAACACAAATAAGAATTAAACTTAACGGGACATTAGCTGCTCATTCAACCGATGGTGTCTGTACTACAACACAGCGGCCCAACCTTACATTTAAATACAAACGTACTTACTCTACCTTCATGGCCTATATAGGTGGTCATTGGAACAACTCCGGTACTTTCACTGCAGGTAATAGCGATTTTACGTTTAATGGTATGAATCCTCAAAATATTGATGGAGCCAATAACACTACCTTTATGGCAATGACATTAAATAAACCTGCACCGGCAAACCCCGTTCGTCTTAATAGAGATGTTACTGTTACAGATACACTGCATCTAACACAAGGCAGACTGCAGCTTAATGGAAATCCGGTTGCCATGCGCACATTGAGTTTAATGAGTAATACAGGTTCAACCACTGCATTGACAAGAAATACAGGCGTACTGATTGCAGAAACCAATCCGCCAAACTATGGCAGATTCCGATGGAAAATTGGTACACCTGCAGCCTATCCAACAACTTTTACATTCCCATTTGCCAATTCTGCAGGAACTTATATTCCTGTAGATTATACGGTAAATAATGGCGATGCAGATGTTACGCTAACAACCTATACTACAATACCTGCAAATACACCAATACCAACAGGCGTTTCAGATATTTATATGAACACCTGGTTTGCACCACCATTTACGGATAACAGCCCCTACATGGTTGACCGTTTTTGGCAAATTAATGATGCAGGTACAGTCAGCAGCCGCGATTTGAAACTTAACTGGGTTCCGTCAGAAAATGCATCGGCAGGTTCATCTCCTTATCGTGCACAGGTGTATAGCTCAAGCACCAATTGGGGCTATCCTTTCATTATCGGTCAAACAAACCCCACAGCCACATCAGTTCAGATTCCCGCAGCATCATTTACAAATACATGGGCAGTTGTGCGAGAGTTGCAACCACTGCCTGTAGAGTTGCTTTCATTCGAAGCAAAACCCTATAAAGATCAGGAAGTAGTTTGTAACTGGACAACAGCCACAGAACTAAACAACGATTTCTTTACGGTTGAGCGCAGCAGCGATGGACGTAACTTCGAGAAGGTGGGTACTGTAAAGGGTGCAGGTAATTCAACACAACAGCACGATTATAAATTTATAGATACCAAGCCTTACAGAGGGGTTTCGTTCTACAGACTGAAACAAACCGACTTTAACGGTAAATCGGAGACGTTCGAGAAAGTAGCAGTAAACTTAAGTTTACCTGCCACGCCAATAAGTGTTTATCCTGTTCCTGCCAATGAATATGTAGTATTCAGTGTGGACAGAAATCAGAATCTCGAAAATGCAGTACTGTATATTTATGACTTTACAGGACGTGCATTGATGCAGAAAAAAGTAGCTGAACTAAAAGGCACAGGCACCAATATCTTTATCCTGCCTGTAAGCACTTTAATTAATGGTTTGTATCACTTCGATTTAAAAGTAGAAGGTGCTTCATTAGGAAACGGTAAATTTATTGTAGAGAAATAA
- a CDS encoding DUF2461 domain-containing protein, giving the protein MIRKQTLSFLRALAINNNREWFAANRHKYESAKDDFNNCLKQTLTELTQYDTALKNLEPKDCVFRIYRDIRFSPDKTPYKTNLGAAINAGGKKIETAGAYLHIQPGNKSFFAGGRWMPDKETLRKIRQEIDYNSKEFKAILNEKEFKKYFGALENIALKKAPKDYPKNHPEIALLKYTSYIASMPLSDSLITSAKGVKEMGKAYKALLPLLKFLNRALD; this is encoded by the coding sequence ATGATAAGAAAACAAACGCTGTCATTCTTACGGGCACTTGCCATTAACAACAACCGTGAATGGTTTGCTGCAAACCGTCACAAGTACGAAAGTGCAAAGGACGATTTTAATAACTGCCTGAAGCAAACGCTTACGGAATTGACGCAGTACGATACCGCACTCAAAAACCTTGAACCAAAGGACTGTGTTTTCAGAATTTACCGCGACATTCGTTTTTCGCCCGATAAGACCCCTTATAAAACAAATCTGGGAGCAGCTATCAATGCCGGAGGCAAAAAGATAGAAACAGCAGGAGCATATCTGCACATTCAACCCGGCAACAAGTCGTTTTTTGCCGGTGGACGATGGATGCCCGATAAAGAAACATTAAGAAAAATCAGACAGGAGATTGACTATAACAGCAAAGAGTTTAAAGCGATATTAAACGAAAAAGAATTTAAAAAATATTTTGGTGCATTGGAAAACATAGCACTTAAAAAAGCACCAAAAGACTATCCAAAAAACCATCCTGAAATTGCATTACTGAAATACACAAGTTATATTGCCTCTATGCCTTTGTCAGATTCATTAATCACCTCGGCAAAAGGGGTAAAAGAAATGGGTAAAGCTTACAAAGCCTTGTTGCCATTACTTAAATTTCTGAACCGGGCTTTAGATTAG
- a CDS encoding MFS transporter, with amino-acid sequence MLQRLKSLFAGAYGGISHDVWLLSAVMLINRSGTMVIFFLSVYLTEKLGLTVQQTGVVLACFGAGSFTGAFAGGKLTDIIGYRPVMLISLFTGGCLFMLISFIHSYLYLCISFFFLSIFSESYRPANMTAIAFYSKPENYTRSISINRLAINLGFSAGPVLGGLLASLSYDYLFYANGLFCIAAATFTLFMLHNKKAHHLQKHGQKQSIVSPYKDKTYLYFIVAVFLYALCFFQFFITMPLFYKDIHHLSERQIGLLMMFNGIIVALVEMILVYRLEKRWNLYRTISIGGLLLAATYLCLPFIGGFAAFTLIIVFVSFSEMLAMPFMNSYMNLKSDIASRGQYAALYSMAWSSAQTALPIIATQTIANYGYNTLWILLSCLLLIMTYIIRKVSQKMKVAN; translated from the coding sequence ATGTTGCAACGTTTAAAATCACTTTTTGCAGGTGCCTATGGTGGCATTTCACACGATGTGTGGTTGCTGTCTGCTGTGATGCTCATTAACAGAAGCGGCACTATGGTAATATTTTTTCTATCGGTTTATCTGACCGAGAAATTAGGGCTTACAGTGCAACAAACCGGTGTGGTGTTGGCCTGCTTTGGCGCAGGAAGTTTTACAGGTGCTTTTGCCGGAGGTAAATTAACCGACATTATAGGCTACCGTCCCGTAATGCTCATTAGTTTATTTACCGGTGGCTGCCTGTTTATGCTCATATCTTTTATTCACTCCTATTTATATCTATGCATTTCATTCTTTTTTCTAAGCATCTTCAGTGAATCCTATCGTCCGGCTAATATGACGGCTATTGCTTTTTACAGTAAACCCGAAAATTACACACGCTCTATTTCAATTAACAGATTAGCTATAAATCTTGGTTTCTCAGCTGGGCCTGTTCTTGGTGGTTTGCTTGCCTCTTTAAGTTATGATTACCTGTTTTATGCCAATGGCCTCTTTTGTATTGCTGCGGCAACATTTACATTGTTTATGCTGCACAATAAGAAAGCACATCACCTACAAAAACATGGTCAAAAACAAAGTATCGTTTCACCTTATAAAGACAAAACCTATCTTTATTTTATTGTTGCTGTTTTTCTCTATGCACTTTGCTTCTTTCAGTTTTTTATCACCATGCCTTTGTTTTATAAAGACATTCATCACCTGAGTGAAAGACAGATAGGATTACTGATGATGTTTAACGGTATTATTGTTGCCCTTGTGGAAATGATTCTGGTTTACCGTCTCGAAAAACGATGGAATCTTTATCGTACCATTTCGATAGGCGGACTTCTGCTTGCCGCAACCTACCTGTGCCTTCCTTTTATTGGCGGTTTTGCCGCATTTACATTGATTATTGTTTTTGTATCATTTTCTGAAATGCTGGCTATGCCATTCATGAATTCTTATATGAATCTGAAAAGCGATATTGCCAGTCGCGGACAATATGCAGCTTTGTATTCTATGGCGTGGAGTTCGGCACAAACTGCCTTGCCAATTATTGCTACACAAACCATTGCCAACTATGGATATAACACCTTATGGATATTGTTGTCATGCCTATTGCTTATCATGACCTACATCATCAGAAAAGTTTCTCAAAAAATGAAAGTGGCTAACTAA
- the purE gene encoding 5-(carboxyamino)imidazole ribonucleotide mutase, whose product MKVAIIMGSKSDLEVMQQAAQVLSDFQIEHQIQIVSAHRTPELMVQFAKEAYEKNIRVIIAGAGGAAHLPGMVASLTSVPVIGVPVKSSNSIDGWDSILSILQMPNGVPVATVALNAAQNAGLLAIQILATSDKALYKKLEVYKQSLKEKVIESNKGL is encoded by the coding sequence ATGAAGGTAGCAATTATTATGGGTAGCAAATCAGACCTTGAAGTCATGCAACAGGCAGCACAGGTACTTTCTGATTTTCAGATAGAACATCAAATACAGATTGTTTCGGCACATCGCACACCGGAGCTTATGGTGCAGTTTGCAAAAGAGGCCTACGAGAAAAATATCCGTGTCATCATAGCCGGAGCAGGTGGAGCAGCCCATCTTCCGGGCATGGTTGCCTCATTAACGTCTGTGCCTGTAATTGGTGTCCCCGTAAAGTCAAGCAATAGTATTGACGGGTGGGATTCCATACTTTCAATACTGCAAATGCCTAATGGTGTACCGGTGGCTACTGTTGCTTTAAATGCTGCACAAAATGCCGGATTGCTGGCCATTCAGATTTTAGCTACCTCAGATAAGGCTCTTTATAAAAAACTTGAAGTCTATAAGCAATCATTAAAAGAAAAGGTTATTGAGTCAAATAAAGGGTTATAA
- the tuf gene encoding elongation factor Tu: MAKEKFDRSKPHVNIGTIGHVDHGKTTLTAAITTVLANKGLAELRSFDSIDNAPEEKERGITINTSHVEYQTENRHYAHVDCPGHADYVKNMVTGAAQMDGAILVVAATDGPMPQTREHILLARQVGVPKIVVFMNKVDMVDDPELLDLVEMEIRELLSFYEFDGNNTPIIRGSALGGLNADAKWVDKIMELMAAVDTYIPIPPRQVDLPFLMPVEDVFSITGRGTVATGRIERGVINSNDNVEIIGMQDKKLTSTVTGVEMFRKILDRGEAGDNVGLLLRGIEKTDIRRGMVVAKPGSITPHTEFKAEIYVLKKEEGGRHTPFHNKYRPQFYLRTTDVTGEIVLPEGREMVMPGDNVTITVKLIVPVAMDKGLRFAIREGGRTVGAGQVTEIIK, encoded by the coding sequence ATGGCTAAAGAAAAATTTGATCGTTCCAAACCACACGTAAATATTGGAACCATTGGTCACGTTGACCACGGAAAGACCACCTTGACCGCTGCAATCACAACTGTGTTGGCAAATAAAGGTCTGGCAGAATTGCGTTCATTCGATTCTATCGACAACGCTCCTGAAGAAAAAGAACGCGGTATTACTATCAATACTTCGCACGTTGAGTACCAAACAGAAAACCGTCACTATGCACACGTTGACTGTCCTGGACACGCTGACTATGTAAAGAACATGGTAACAGGTGCAGCACAGATGGATGGTGCTATACTTGTAGTTGCTGCAACAGATGGTCCAATGCCTCAAACACGCGAGCACATCCTGCTTGCACGTCAGGTAGGTGTACCTAAGATTGTTGTTTTTATGAATAAAGTTGACATGGTTGACGATCCGGAATTGTTAGACCTAGTTGAAATGGAAATCCGCGAACTTTTATCGTTTTATGAATTTGATGGTAACAACACACCTATCATTCGTGGTTCTGCATTAGGTGGATTGAATGCTGATGCAAAATGGGTAGATAAAATTATGGAATTGATGGCAGCAGTAGATACCTACATTCCAATTCCTCCTCGTCAGGTTGATCTTCCTTTCCTTATGCCTGTTGAAGACGTTTTCTCAATCACAGGTCGTGGAACAGTTGCTACAGGTCGTATCGAAAGAGGCGTTATCAACTCAAACGATAACGTTGAAATTATCGGAATGCAAGATAAAAAGCTTACTTCAACAGTAACAGGTGTGGAAATGTTCCGCAAAATACTTGACAGAGGTGAAGCTGGTGATAACGTTGGTCTGTTGTTGCGCGGAATTGAAAAAACTGATATCCGCAGAGGTATGGTTGTTGCAAAGCCGGGTTCAATTACACCACACACTGAGTTTAAAGCAGAAATCTACGTTCTTAAAAAAGAAGAAGGTGGACGTCACACGCCATTCCATAACAAATACCGTCCACAGTTCTACCTGCGTACAACTGATGTTACCGGTGAAATCGTACTTCCTGAAGGACGTGAGATGGTTATGCCAGGCGATAACGTTACCATCACAGTAAAATTAATTGTTCCTGTGGCAATGGACAAAGGTCTTCGTTTCGCTATCCGCGAAGGTGGACGTACAGTAGGTGCCGGTCAGGTTACTGAGATAATTAAATAA
- the secE gene encoding preprotein translocase subunit SecE, with amino-acid sequence MNKIRAYVRESYLELTTKVAWPTWAELQNSAIIVLVASLIIGLIIFFMDFLSQGIMNILYKMF; translated from the coding sequence ATGAATAAAATCAGAGCTTACGTACGGGAATCTTATCTTGAGCTAACTACCAAGGTAGCCTGGCCAACATGGGCCGAGTTGCAAAATAGTGCCATTATCGTACTTGTTGCTTCTCTAATTATTGGACTGATTATATTTTTCATGGATTTCCTTTCACAAGGAATCATGAATATATTGTATAAAATGTTTTAA
- the nusG gene encoding transcription termination/antitermination protein NusG yields the protein MTDTGKKWYVIRAISGKEKKVKQYIESEISRLGLSDYVAQVLIPTEKVYQIKDGKKISKERSYLPGYVLIEANLVGEVPHIIENITGVISFLGSKGEAPAPLRQSEVNRILGKVDELVDSEEVLNIPFVVGETVKVTDGPFNSFSGVIEEVHEDKKKLKVMVKIFGRKTPLELSYMQVEKE from the coding sequence ATGACCGATACAGGAAAGAAGTGGTATGTGATTCGTGCTATCAGCGGCAAGGAAAAGAAAGTGAAGCAATATATAGAATCAGAAATAAGTCGTTTAGGCCTTTCTGATTATGTTGCTCAGGTGCTTATTCCTACGGAGAAAGTGTATCAGATTAAAGATGGTAAAAAAATAAGTAAAGAAAGAAGTTATCTTCCCGGCTATGTTCTTATTGAAGCAAATCTTGTAGGGGAAGTACCTCACATTATCGAAAATATTACTGGCGTAATCAGTTTCTTAGGATCAAAGGGCGAAGCACCTGCTCCGTTGCGTCAGTCTGAAGTTAACAGAATATTAGGTAAAGTAGATGAGTTGGTAGATTCAGAAGAAGTGTTGAATATTCCATTTGTGGTTGGAGAAACAGTGAAGGTGACAGATGGACCGTTTAACAGTTTCTCTGGTGTGATTGAAGAAGTTCATGAAGATAAGAAAAAACTTAAGGTAATGGTGAAAATTTTCGGAAGAAAAACACCACTTGAGTTAAGTTATATGCAAGTAGAAAAAGAATAA
- the rplK gene encoding 50S ribosomal protein L11 yields MAKEIGALIKLQVKGGAANPAPPIGPALGAKGVNIMEFCKQFNARTQDQAGKVLPVIITVYTDKSFEFIIKRPPVSVQLLEAAKIKAGSAESNRKKSGSVKWEQVKAIAEDKMPDLNCFTIEKAMSMVAGTARSLGITIEGQKPY; encoded by the coding sequence ATGGCAAAAGAAATAGGAGCCCTCATTAAATTGCAAGTAAAAGGTGGAGCAGCAAATCCTGCACCGCCAATTGGACCTGCATTAGGTGCTAAGGGTGTTAACATTATGGAGTTTTGCAAGCAGTTCAATGCTCGCACTCAGGATCAGGCCGGAAAAGTATTGCCTGTAATCATTACAGTTTATACCGATAAGTCATTTGAGTTTATCATCAAACGTCCACCGGTTTCTGTTCAGTTGTTAGAAGCAGCAAAAATTAAAGCCGGTTCTGCAGAATCGAACCGTAAAAAATCAGGATCCGTTAAGTGGGAACAAGTAAAAGCAATAGCAGAAGATAAAATGCCTGACTTAAATTGTTTTACCATTGAAAAAGCCATGAGCATGGTGGCAGGTACTGCACGTAGCTTAGGTATAACCATAGAAGGTCAAAAACCTTATTAA
- the rplA gene encoding 50S ribosomal protein L1, which produces MAKLTKNQKLVTAKYDSEKSYTLQDASKIVKDITFTKFDASVDLSIRLGVDPRKANQMVRGIVTLPHGTGKTVKVLVLCTPDKEAEAKAAGADYVGLDEYITKIEQGWVDMDVVITMPAVMAKVGKLGRVLGPRNLMPNPKTGTVTTDVGKAVTEVKGGKIDFKVDKTGIIHASVGKVSFEPNKIYENANELLQSIIKLKPSSAKGTYLRSVSMSSTMSPGVKVDTKSIAGQ; this is translated from the coding sequence ATGGCAAAACTGACAAAAAACCAAAAGTTGGTTACTGCGAAGTACGACAGTGAAAAATCTTATACACTGCAGGATGCTTCCAAGATTGTTAAAGACATCACGTTTACAAAGTTTGATGCATCAGTTGATTTGAGCATCAGATTGGGCGTTGATCCACGTAAAGCAAATCAGATGGTTCGTGGCATCGTGACCCTGCCACATGGTACGGGAAAGACTGTAAAAGTATTGGTGCTTTGCACACCCGATAAAGAAGCCGAAGCAAAAGCTGCCGGTGCCGACTATGTTGGATTGGATGAGTACATCACCAAAATTGAACAAGGTTGGGTTGACATGGATGTAGTAATTACCATGCCTGCTGTAATGGCAAAAGTTGGTAAGTTAGGACGTGTTTTAGGTCCTCGTAACCTTATGCCAAACCCAAAGACAGGAACTGTAACTACTGACGTAGGTAAAGCAGTGACTGAAGTTAAAGGTGGTAAAATTGATTTTAAAGTTGACAAGACAGGTATCATTCACGCATCAGTAGGTAAAGTTTCTTTTGAGCCTAATAAGATTTATGAAAACGCCAATGAGTTACTTCAAAGCATCATCAAATTAAAACCATCATCAGCAAAAGGTACTTATCTGCGTAGTGTTTCAATGAGCAGCACAATGAGTCCCGGTGTCAAGGTGGATACTAAATCAATTGCAGGTCAATAA
- the rplJ gene encoding 50S ribosomal protein L10 encodes MTREEKNIEIDSLAQQFSEFPNFYITNVESLNSEKTSKLRRLCYSKNVKLRVAKNNLIKKALQKLDPTAYDTLIPALKGTSAIMFSEVSNVPAKLIKEFRAKDSIPAIKAAWIDSSVFVGDNQLEILANLKSKNELIAEVIAILQSPAKNVVSQLSSSGSKLAGILKTLEEKGS; translated from the coding sequence ATGACAAGAGAAGAAAAAAATATAGAAATAGATAGCCTGGCACAACAGTTCAGCGAGTTCCCAAACTTCTACATTACCAATGTTGAGAGTCTGAACAGTGAAAAAACATCTAAGCTGCGCAGACTTTGTTACAGTAAAAATGTAAAACTACGTGTTGCAAAAAATAACCTTATCAAGAAGGCATTGCAGAAACTTGATCCTACTGCTTATGATACGTTGATTCCTGCATTAAAAGGAACTTCGGCAATTATGTTCAGTGAAGTATCTAATGTACCTGCAAAACTTATTAAGGAGTTCAGAGCGAAAGACAGCATTCCGGCAATTAAAGCTGCATGGATAGATTCATCAGTTTTCGTTGGTGATAATCAGTTAGAGATATTAGCTAATCTGAAATCTAAGAATGAACTTATTGCCGAGGTAATTGCCATTCTTCAGTCGCCAGCCAAGAATGTGGTATCGCAACTGTCGTCAAGTGGCAGCAAACTGGCCGGCATATTAAAAACATTAGAAGAGAAAGGTTCTTAA
- the rplL gene encoding 50S ribosomal protein L7/L12, with protein MADLNAFAEQLVNLTVKEVQELSTILKDKYGIEPAAAAPVMMAGGGGGGAAAAEEKTSFDVILKSGGNAKLAVVKLVKELSGLGLKEAKDLVDGAPKPVKEGVSKEEANSIKQQLEEAGAEVEIK; from the coding sequence ATGGCAGATTTAAATGCATTCGCAGAACAGTTGGTAAACCTGACAGTAAAAGAAGTTCAGGAGCTTTCAACCATTCTAAAAGACAAATACGGTATTGAGCCTGCTGCTGCAGCACCAGTAATGATGGCCGGTGGCGGTGGCGGTGGCGCAGCTGCTGCTGAAGAAAAAACATCTTTTGATGTTATTCTTAAATCAGGCGGAAATGCAAAACTGGCTGTAGTAAAGCTGGTAAAAGAATTGAGCGGACTTGGCTTGAAAGAAGCTAAAGACTTAGTTGATGGCGCTCCAAAACCGGTTAAAGAAGGTGTTTCTAAGGAAGAAGCAAATTCTATCAAGCAACAACTTGAAGAAGCCGGAGCTGAAGTTGAGATCAAGTAA